In one Thunnus maccoyii chromosome 12, fThuMac1.1, whole genome shotgun sequence genomic region, the following are encoded:
- the LOC121909295 gene encoding tripartite motif-containing protein 16-like protein, with the protein QEKLEQEITELKRKDVKLQQLSHTEDDCEFLHYYPSFTCFSESTELPSTKIRPLQYFKDVTAAVSELRDKLQDILREKWTNISLTGTEVDVLTSSPQPEPKTRAEFLQYSRQITLDPNTVNTQLSLSEGNRRATLMREELSYPSHPDRFIRWRQVLSRESLTGRCYWEVDWRRKRVTVAIAYKSISRAGPMTECAFGFNDKSWAFECNCSTSYKYIHNSIKTSVSGPWSSRLGVYLDHRAGILSFYSVSETMTLLHRVQTTFTQPLHVGLWFSGYNGATAEFCELK; encoded by the coding sequence caggagaagctggagcaggagatcactgagctgaagaggaaagacgttaagctgcagcagctgtcacacacagaggatGACTGTGAGTTTTTACATTATTACCCCTCATTCACATGTTTCAGTGAGTCTACAGAGTTACCCAGCACTAAAATCCGTCCACTGCAGTATTTTAaagatgtgacagcagctgtgtcagagctcagagataaactacaggacatcctgagggagaaatggacaaacatctcactgacagggactgaagtggacgttttaACCTCAAGTCCACAACCGGagcccaagaccagagctgaatTCTTACAATATTCACGCCAAATCACCCTGGATCCAAACACCGTAAACACACAGCTATCTTTATCTGAAGGGAACAGAAGGGCGACACTGATGAGAGAGGAGCTATCTTATCCGAGCCACCCGGACAGATTCATTAGATGGCGTCAagtcctgagtagagagagtctgactggacgttgttactgggaggtggacTGGAGGAGGAAACGAGTCACGGTCGCAATCGCATACAAGAGCATCAGCCGAGCGGGGCCCATGACTGAGTGCGCGTTTGGATTCAATGACAAGTCTTGGGCGTTCGAGTGTAACTGCAGCACTAgttataaatacatacataacaGCATCAAAACTTCAGTCTCAGGTCCTTGGTCCTCAAGACTTGGAGTGTatctggatcacagagcaggtattctgtccttctacagcgtctctgaaaccatgactctcctccacagagtccagaccacattcactcagcctctccaTGTCGGACTTTGGTTTAGTGGCTATAATGGAGCCACCGCTGAGTTCTGTGAGCTGAAGTAG
- the LOC121908333 gene encoding E3 ubiquitin/ISG15 ligase TRIM25-like, translated as MAQQGAQLDGAKFCCSICLDLLKDPVAIPCGHSYCMSCIKSFWDGEDEKKIYSCPQCRQAFTPRPVLMKNTMLADLLEELKKTGLQAAPADHCYAGPEDVACDFCTGRKLKAVKSCLVCLASYCEKHLQPHCDVAPLKKHKLVDPSKKLQENICSRHDEVMKMFCRTDQQCICYLCSVDEHKGHDTVSAAAERTERQRELEVSRQNIQQRIQDREKDVKLLQQEVEAINRSADKAVEDSEKIFTELIRLIQKRSSDVKQQIRSQQETEMSRVKELQEKLEQEITELKRKDAELKQLSHTEDHNQFLHNYPSLSQLSEPTDSSSINIRPLSYFEDVTAAVSELRDQLQDILREKWTNISLTVTEVDVLLSVPEPKTRAEFLKYACEITLDPNTAYTWLLLSEGNRKAATTGLQSYSSHPDRFTQWRQVLSRESLTGRCYWEVEWSGTRVYAAVAYKNINRTGDESKFGHNDKSWALDCYTNGYNFVFNKVSTPVSGPRSSRVGVYLDHRAGILYFYSVSETMTLLHRVQTTFTQPLYAGLWLCYYGATAEFCKLKLSTVIPSAEMAQQGAQLDGAKFCCSICLDLLKDPVTIPCGHSYCMSCIKSFWDGEDEKKICSCPQCRQAFTPRPVLVKNTMLADLVEELKKTGLQAAPADHCYAGPEDVACDVCTGRKLKAVKSCLNCLASYCEKHLQPHYDVAPLKKHKLVDPSKKLQENICSRHEEVMKMFCRTDQQCICYLCSVDEHKGHDTVSAAAERTKRQRGLEVSRQRIQQRIHDREKDVKLLQQKMKAVSRSADKAVEDSEKIFTELIRLIQKRSSDVKQQIRSQQETQVSRVKELQEKLEQEITELKRKDAELKQLSHTEDHNQFLHNYPSLSQLSEPTDSSSINIRPLRYFEDVTAAVSELRDQLQDILREKWTNISLAGTDVDVLLSEPEPKTRAEFLKYSCEITLDPNTAHVRLLLSEGNRKAMATGLQSYSSHPDRFTRWWQVLSRESLTGRCYWEVEWTEEGVSVAVAYKNISRTGDESKCGHNDKSWALDCDTDGYNFEFNNVSTPVSGPGSSRVGVYLDHRAGILSFYSVSKTMTLLHRVQTTFTQPLYAGLWFRYIGDTAEFCKLK; from the exons ATGGCGCAGCAAGGAGCTCAGCTGGACGGAGCAAAATTCTGctgttcgatctgtctggatctactgaaggatccggtggctattccctgtggacacagctactgcatgagctgtattaaaagcttctgggatggagaggatgagaagaaaatctacagctgccctcagtgcagacaggccttcacaccgaggcctgtcctgatgaaaaacaccatgttagcagatttactggaggagctgaagaagactggactccaagctgctcctgctgatcactgctatgctggacctgaagatgtggcctgtgatttctgcactgggaggaagctgaaagctgtcaagtcctgtctggtgtgtctggcctcttactgtgagaaacaccttcaacctcactgtgatgttgctccattaaagaaacacaagctggtcgacccctccaagaagctccaggagaacatctgctctcgtcatgatgaggtgatgaagatgttctgccgtactgatcagcagtgtatctgttatctctgctctgtggatgaacataaaggccacgacacagtctcagctgcagcagaaaggactgagaggcagagagagctcgaggtgagtcgacaaaacatccagcagagaatccaggacagagagaaagatgtgaagctgcttcaacaggaggtggaggccatcaatcgctctgctgataaagcagtggaggacagtgagaagatcttcactgagctgatccgtctcatccagaaaagaagctctgatgtgaagcagcagatcagatcccagcaggaaactgaaatgagtcgagtcaaagagcttcaggagaagctggagcaggagatcactgagctgaagaggaaagacgctgaactgaagcagctctcacacacagaggatcacaaccagtttctacacaactacccctcactgtcacaactcagtgaacctacagactcatccagcatcaatatccgtcctctgagctactttgaggatgtgacagcagctgtgtcagagctcagagatcaactacaggacatcctgagggagaaatggacaaacatctcactgacagtgactgaagtggacgttttactgtcagtaccagaacccaagaccagagctgagttcttaaaatatgcatgtgaaatcacactggatccaaacacagcatacacatggctgttattatctgaggggaacagaaaagcagcgACAACAGGTCTACAAtcttattctagtcacccagacagattcactcAATGGcgtcaggtcctgagtagagagagtctgactggacgttgttactgggaggtggagtggagcgGGACTCGAGTTTATGCagcagtcgcatacaagaatatcaaCAGAACGGGAGATGAATCAAAATTTGGAcacaatgacaaatcttgggcTTTAGATTGTTACACTAACGGTTATAATTTTGTGTTCAACAAAGTCTCAACTCCCGTCTCAGGTCCTcgttcctccagagtaggagtgtatctggatcacagagcaggtattctgtacttctacagcgtctctgaaaccatgactctcctccacagagtccagaccacattcactcagcctctctatgctggactttgGCTTTGTTATTATGGAGCCACAGCTGAGTtctgtaaactcaaat TATCGACAGTCATTCCGAGTGCTGAAATGGCGCAGCAAGGAGCTCAGCTGGACGGAGCAAAATTCTGctgttcgatctgtctggatctactgaaggatccggtgactattccctgtggacacagttactgcatgagctgtattaaaagcttctgggatggagaggatgagaagaaaatctgcagctgccctcagtgcagacaggccttcacaccgaggcctgtcctggtgaaaaacaccatgttagcagatttagtggaggagctgaagaagactggactccaagctgctcctgctgatcactgctatgctggacctgaagatgtggcctgtgacgtctgcactgggaggaagctgaaagctgTCAAGTCCTGTCTGAATTGTCTggcctcttactgtgagaaacacctccAACCTCACTATGATGTTGctccattaaagaaacacaagctggtcgacccctccaagaagctccaggagaacatctgctctcgtcatgaggaggtgatgaagatgttttgccgtactgatcagcagtgtatctgttatctctgctctgtggatgaacataaaggccacgacacagtctcagctgcagcagaaaggactaagaggcagagaggactcgaggtgagtcgacaaagaatccagcagagaatccacgacagagagaaagatgtgaagctgcttcaacagaaGATGAAggccgtcagtcgctctgctgataaagcagtggaggacagtgagaagatcttcactgagctgatccgtctcatccagaaaagaagctctgatgtgaagcagcagatcagatcccagcaggaaactcaagtgagtcgagtcaaagagcttcaggaaaagctggagcaggagatcactgagctgaagaggaaagacgctgaactgaagcagctctcacacacagaggatcacaaccagtttctacacaactacccctcactgtcacaactcagtgaacctacagactcatccagcatcaatatccgtcctctgagatactttgaggatgtgacagcagctgtgtcagaactcagagatcaactacaggacatcctgagggagaaatggacaaacatctcactggcAGGGACTGATgtggacgttttactgtcagaaccagaacccaagaccagagctgagttcttaaaatattcatgtgaaatcacactggatccaaacacagcacacgTACGtctgttattatctgaggggaacagaaaagcaatGGCAACAGGTCTACAGtcttattctagtcacccagacagattcactcGATGGTggcaggtcctgagtagagagagtctgactggacgttgttactgggaggtggagtggacAGAGGAAGGAGTTTCtgtagcagtcgcatacaagaatatcagcagaacAGGAGATGAATCAAAATGTGGAcacaatgacaaatcttgggcTTTAGATTGTGACACTGATGGTTATAATTTTGAGTTCAACAATGTCTCAACTCccgtctcaggtcctggttcctccagagtaggagtgtacctggatcacagagcaggtattctgtccttctacagcgtctctaaaaccatgactctcctccacagagtccagaccacattcactcagcctctctatgctggactttgGTTTCGTTATATTGGAGACACAGCTGAGTTCTGTAAACttaaatag